The genome window GCATGTCCACCGTTCCCGAGGTGCTGGCGGCGAGCCAGCTCGGCATGCGGGTGCTGGGCGTTGCCTGCGTGACCAATCTCGCGGCAGGCATTTCCGCTTCTCCGCTTACTCATCAGGAAGTGCTGGACGCCGGCGTTATGATCGCCAGCAAATTCAAAGGGTTCATTGCGGATCTGCTCAAAGCGTCCGCTTTCGAGGTGAAACAGCCATGAGAATGATTGACATCATCATAAAGAAGCGCGGCGGCAACGCGCTTACGCAGGAAGAATTTGATTTCATAGCCGGCGGCGCGGCGAAAGGCGCGGTGCCGGACTATCAGCTTTCCTCGTTTCTGATGGCGTGTTTTTTAAACCCGCTGTCGGACGCGGAGGCCGCGATGTTCACGCGCGCCATGGCTTTGTCCGGCGACAGGCTGCAGTTTAAAGAAATCAGGGCCCCTAAAGTGGACAAACACTCCACCGGCGGCGTGGGCGACGGCATATCGCTCGCGCTCGCGCCTCTGGTCGCCTGCGCGGGGCTGGCGGTGCCGATGATGTCGGGCCGGGGCCTCGGCCACACCGGCGGCACGCTTGACAAGCTGGAAGCGATGAAAGGCTTTAAGGTGCGCATACCCTCGGCGCAGATCAAAAAACAGATGAAAGCGCTGGGCGTGTGCATGTTCGGGCAGACCCGGGATCTTGCGCCCGCCGACAAGAAACTATACGCTTTGCGCGACGCGACCGGCACGGTGGAAAGCCGCCCGCTCATTGTGGCGAGCATCCTTTCAAAAAAATACGCCGAAGGCGTGGACGCGCTGGTCATGGACGTCAAATACGGCTCCGGCGCATTCATGCAGAAATACGGGGACAGTAAAAAACTCGCGCAGTCGCTCGTGCGCACGGCTAGCCTGATGGGGCTTAAGTGCACCGCGCTGCTCACCGGCATGGATCAGCCGCTGGGGCGCGCCGCAGGCAACGCCAACGAAATGCTGCAGAGCATAAACGTGCTCAAAGGCGACAAAACTTCCGCGCCGGATTTCTACGAGCTGCTCATTCAGACGGGCGCCCATATGCTTGTGATGGGCAAAAAGGCCAAAACCGTCGAGCAGGCGGCGCGGCAGCTTGAGGGTTATATTGACGACGGCTCCGCGCTCGAGAAACTGCGCCTGATGATCAAATGGCAGGGCGGCAACCCCAAACTCGTGGACGAGCCGGAGAAGCATCTTAAAAACGCCCGGCTGATGACGGAATTCAAAGCCGCGCAGTCCGGCTATCTGGCCGCGATGAACGCCCGCACGGCCGGCGAGGCCTGCGTGCTGCTCGGCGCGGGGCGCGGCAGAATGGAGGATGTGATTGATTTCGGGGCCGGCATATGGTTTGAGAAAAAAGTGGGCGACGCGGTGAAAAAAGGCGACGTGATCGCGCGGATCCACGCGTCCGACCCCAAACGCCTGAAAGCGGGCGCGGAACATTTTGGACGGGCAGTGAAAATCCAGAAAGGAAAGGTAAAGGTTCCCGGAATAATCCGGGAAGTGATTAAATGACGACAGGAAAAACCTTCGTATCGAAGCATCCGCTGTTGCAGGATAAAATCGGTCGTCTGCGCTGTAAAAACACCAGCGTAGCCGATTTCCGCCGGCTGGTGGGCGAGATAACCATGCTGCTCGGTTATGAGGTGCTGGCGGAGATGAAAATCGAAAAGTCCGAAGTGCACACTCCGCTGGGACTGTGGCAGGGCCATAAGGCCGCGCAGGAACTGACAATCGTTTCCATTCTGCGCGCCGGCCTGGGCATGAGCAACGGGTTCATGGCGCTCGAGCCGATGGCGCGGTTCGCGCATATCGGCGTATACCGCAACGAGGATACGCTTGAGCCGGTTCGTTATTATGCGCGGTTTCCCGCCAATATTGACAGGC of Elusimicrobiaceae bacterium contains these proteins:
- a CDS encoding thymidine phosphorylase, coding for MRMIDIIIKKRGGNALTQEEFDFIAGGAAKGAVPDYQLSSFLMACFLNPLSDAEAAMFTRAMALSGDRLQFKEIRAPKVDKHSTGGVGDGISLALAPLVACAGLAVPMMSGRGLGHTGGTLDKLEAMKGFKVRIPSAQIKKQMKALGVCMFGQTRDLAPADKKLYALRDATGTVESRPLIVASILSKKYAEGVDALVMDVKYGSGAFMQKYGDSKKLAQSLVRTASLMGLKCTALLTGMDQPLGRAAGNANEMLQSINVLKGDKTSAPDFYELLIQTGAHMLVMGKKAKTVEQAARQLEGYIDDGSALEKLRLMIKWQGGNPKLVDEPEKHLKNARLMTEFKAAQSGYLAAMNARTAGEACVLLGAGRGRMEDVIDFGAGIWFEKKVGDAVKKGDVIARIHASDPKRLKAGAEHFGRAVKIQKGKVKVPGIIREVIK
- the upp gene encoding uracil phosphoribosyltransferase yields the protein MTTGKTFVSKHPLLQDKIGRLRCKNTSVADFRRLVGEITMLLGYEVLAEMKIEKSEVHTPLGLWQGHKAAQELTIVSILRAGLGMSNGFMALEPMARFAHIGVYRNEDTLEPVRYYARFPANIDRHCVILTDPMLATGGSAIEALDILKNEGAKDIAFVCIIAAKEGVGKVHKVHPEVPIFIGSLDEKLSDKGYILPGLGDAGDRMFGTV